One genomic segment of Brachionichthys hirsutus isolate HB-005 chromosome 13, CSIRO-AGI_Bhir_v1, whole genome shotgun sequence includes these proteins:
- the tmem79a gene encoding transmembrane protein 79, giving the protein MSGLRGLSSEEEALPPAGKKIDGNSVGARKEVRDEEMENLKENGEEEEEEEEEMVASALLEPSTLPWPGDKRPRMDQDGVWVEKRVPELESSEEEEEEISGGSQDLLEEQSQEESDRKGKWRESMPEGDRWRDDEIEFGKDEKGDGSLEDDEEEEEDGGYSEKVAMSFTPNVIVRPSFKEAPEESRVSMERDDKEEAQVEPDSGGQVYPEWREEDDKCYLCEHLCSERLKLALATLAAGVLFPLLVWGGYALLPFDPPIVMGAPLRVVYTLRCSFFAIIPIVLGMVVLGLARLRFSNLKPLYQTAALSREVAVQQHFVNDSMSLFLFFFLQLAVMATYISQDLLKLVPLLTVIFVFGRLSYWLCISLGNSSIRVFGFGLSFLPVLVMLGTNLYFVCSSVGQGAIFDVGVPTEAPPPRMRWWF; this is encoded by the exons ATGTCCGGCCTCAGAGGTTTGAGCTCCGAGGAGGAGGCGCTTCCTCCGGCGGGGAAAAAGATCGATGGCAACAGTGTGGGGGCGAGAAAGGAGGTTCGAGATGAAGAAATGGAGAATTTGAAGGAGAacggtgaagaagaggaggaggaggaggaggaaatggtcGCTTCTGCTCTCCTGGAGCCCAGCACTCTGCCGTGGCCCGGAGACAAAAGGCCTCGTATGGACCAGGATGGAGTTTGGGTGGAAAAAAGAGTCCCAGAACTTGAATCtagcgaggaggaagaggaggagatcagtGGAGGAAGccaggacctgctggaggagcagagccaggaagagagcgacaggaagggCAAATGGAGGGAGAGCATGCCGGAGGGCGACAGGTGGAGGGACGACGAGATCGAGTTTGGGAAGGACGAGAAAGGAGACGGCTCGCTGGAGgacgacgaagaggaggaggaggatggagggtaCTCGGAGAAAGTGGCGATGAGTTTCACTCCTAACGTGATCGTGCGTCCGTCCTTCAAGGAGGCTCCCGAGGAGAGCAGAGTCTCCATGGAGAGGGACGATAAGGAGGAGGCGCAGGTGGAGCCGGACTCGGGGGGGCAGGTTTACCCCGAATGGAGAGAAGAGGACGACAAATGCT ATCTGTGTGAGCATCTGTGCAGCGAGAGGCTGAAGCTGGCCCTGGCGACGTTAGCTGCGGGGGTCCTCTTCCCTCTCCTGGTGTGGGGGGGTTACGCCCTCCTCCCATTTGACCCGCCCATAGTCATGGGCGCCCCCCTCAGGGTGGTGTACACCCTGCGCTGCTCCTTCTTCGCCATCATCCCCATCGTTCTTG GGATGGTGGTTCTGGGTTTGGCCCGGCTGCGCTTCAGCAACCTGAAGCCCCTCTATCAGACCGCGGCGCTGAGCAGAGAGGTGGCGGTGCAGCAGCACTTCGTCAACGATTCCatgtccctcttcctcttcttcttcctccagctcgCCGTCATGGCAACCTACATCAGCCAGGACCTGCTGAAGCTGGTGCCGCTGCTCACCGTCATATTTGTTTTTGGCAG gctcTCCTACTGGCTCTGCATCTCTCTgggaaacagcagcatcagggtCTTCGGCTTCGGCCTCTCCTTCCTACCGGTACTGGTCATGCTGGGCACCAACCTCTACTTCGTCTGCTCGTCAGTCGGACAAGGCGCGATATTCGATGTAGGCGTTCCTAcggaggctccgcctcccaggATGCGCTGGTGGTTTTAA